Proteins encoded together in one Ignavibacteria bacterium window:
- a CDS encoding glycosyltransferase, with product MKILFYIESLQSGGKERRLVELIKGLSKYPDYEIELVVTQNDIHYKDILPSVNKIHFTLRKRGEKDFSVFYKFYKIAKKFKPNIIHVWGRVVAIYAIPAKVILRIPMINNEITDAPSRITRGLMSRKLSFFFSDLLIANSFAGIKTYKPPKRKSFVIYNGFDFSRINDLQDKDVVKKRNKISTKYVIGMVASFSDSKDYTTYILAANSILNKRSDITFLCIGSGEYSKYEAMLEIKNRDNVVFLDRQKDVENIMNICDIGILTTNIKIHGEGISNALLEFSALGKPIVASAGGGTSEIIEEGQNGYLLVPFNVDDLCKKIEFLLDNNDVRIIMGKKANTIVKGKFGIERMVKEFIISYSQVYK from the coding sequence ATGAAAATCCTGTTTTATATTGAGAGTCTTCAATCCGGAGGCAAAGAAAGAAGGTTAGTTGAGTTAATAAAGGGACTTTCTAAATATCCGGATTATGAGATTGAATTGGTTGTGACTCAAAATGACATCCATTATAAAGATATTTTGCCTTCGGTCAATAAAATCCATTTTACCCTTCGAAAGAGAGGTGAAAAAGATTTTTCTGTATTTTATAAATTTTATAAGATTGCTAAGAAATTTAAACCAAATATAATTCATGTATGGGGGAGAGTGGTGGCTATCTATGCTATCCCTGCAAAAGTTATTTTGAGAATACCAATGATAAATAATGAGATAACAGACGCTCCATCAAGAATTACAAGGGGATTGATGAGTCGCAAACTAAGTTTTTTTTTCTCCGACCTTCTGATTGCAAATAGTTTTGCAGGTATAAAAACATATAAACCACCTAAGAGGAAAAGTTTTGTAATTTATAATGGTTTTGATTTCAGCAGGATTAATGATTTACAGGATAAAGACGTAGTAAAAAAAAGAAACAAAATTAGCACAAAATATGTTATTGGTATGGTTGCTTCATTCTCAGATTCTAAAGATTATACAACTTACATACTTGCTGCCAATAGTATCTTAAATAAAAGAAGTGATATCACATTTCTTTGTATTGGCTCAGGTGAATATTCAAAATATGAGGCCATGTTAGAAATAAAAAACCGAGACAATGTCGTTTTTCTTGATCGTCAAAAAGATGTAGAAAATATTATGAATATTTGTGATATTGGAATACTAACAACAAACATTAAAATACATGGAGAGGGAATATCAAATGCATTATTAGAATTTTCAGCTTTAGGGAAGCCTATAGTCGCATCAGCTGGTGGTGGTACGTCAGAAATAATTGAAGAAGGTCAAAATGGATATTTGTTGGTTCCTTTTAATGTTGATGATTTATGTAAAAAAATTGAGTTTTTATTGGATAATAATGATGTAAGGATTATAATGGGAAAAAAAGCAAACACAATTGTAAAAGGAAAATTTGGAATTGAAAGAATGGTGAAAGAATTTATAATTTCATATAGTCAAGTTTATAAATAA
- a CDS encoding methyltransferase domain-containing protein — MLPKTFEGEKKHRKRKRELEISISFSIIEDYLRSINEKFKNNIAILEFGSGQGYQIPYLRKLGDVIASDIYIDEYIGEVGYSNFIQTSIEKTPFRDKQFDLIYSNHVIEHVENLHDAFIELIRIGKKDCVYAFAVPTNIWLLLTIPAQYYSSVRKIIGMILNKFRGNKIKNSNIKSYDRKISINHSERFYKIYSKIFPKGHGTSEKFIDCYKSFRIKAWERNFIENGFDVVKTIPLLLYGPSEFPIISTMRPIDKFCSSVLFLLKKKDY, encoded by the coding sequence ATGTTACCAAAAACATTTGAAGGTGAAAAGAAACATAGAAAACGAAAGAGAGAACTTGAAATATCTATATCTTTTTCAATTATTGAAGATTATTTAAGGAGTATCAACGAGAAATTTAAAAATAACATTGCCATTTTGGAATTTGGAAGTGGACAGGGATATCAGATACCATATTTAAGAAAACTCGGGGATGTGATTGCTTCAGATATTTATATTGACGAGTATATTGGTGAAGTTGGATATTCCAACTTCATACAAACTAGCATAGAAAAAACGCCTTTTAGAGATAAACAATTTGATCTCATATATTCCAATCATGTTATTGAACATGTTGAGAATTTACATGATGCATTTATTGAATTAATTAGAATTGGAAAAAAAGATTGTGTTTATGCTTTTGCAGTGCCAACGAATATATGGTTACTTCTTACAATACCCGCACAATATTATTCGTCTGTTAGAAAAATTATAGGAATGATCTTAAATAAATTTAGGGGAAATAAAATAAAAAATTCAAATATTAAATCTTACGATCGTAAAATAAGTATAAATCATAGTGAAAGATTTTATAAAATATACTCTAAAATATTTCCCAAAGGTCATGGTACCTCTGAAAAATTTATTGATTGTTATAAATCTTTTAGAATAAAAGCATGGGAAAGAAATTTTATCGAAAATGGATTTGACGTGGTAAAAACCATTCCCCTTTTATTATATGGTCCATCTGAATTTCCAATCATATCCACAATGAGACCGATTGACAAGTTTTGCTCTAGTGTTTTATTCCTTCTTAAAAAAAAGGATTACTGA
- a CDS encoding glycosyltransferase yields MKKVLIIDENLPYLLNNVTFPTGGASIQSYNWLKGFLKNNCEVAIFSNADIENKSSYKIIRIDNRNVINSLLKKFINFYSIYKSVKIFSPNIIYVSIPGWHTLVWGIISKVSNAFLIQRISNDFMVDDRFIDEIGRLKYFMFLRGIYFVNVILVQNSYQQENIKNKFPKKNILKLYNPFSIQNNKMYFGMGNYVAWIGLFQRKKNLSALLNIAKILPDIKFKIAGKTSGNIDEITKIALEELQCLPNVEFVGLLPRIEILDFLDESFCLLNTSYYEGFSNTFLEAIMVNTPIVTLKTNDPDKIIVKHNLGLVSEDFNSLPECILKIIREGKRKYNKKGKEYIEKYHDPDLLVKKLFLLMNTLNTIE; encoded by the coding sequence ATGAAAAAAGTACTTATTATTGATGAAAATTTGCCATATTTATTAAATAATGTAACTTTCCCGACCGGAGGAGCTTCAATACAATCGTATAATTGGCTGAAAGGTTTTTTGAAGAATAATTGCGAAGTCGCAATATTTTCAAATGCTGACATAGAGAATAAAAGTAGTTATAAAATAATTAGAATTGATAATAGAAATGTTATTAACAGTTTATTAAAAAAGTTTATTAATTTCTACTCTATATACAAATCTGTTAAAATATTTTCTCCAAATATTATTTATGTAAGTATTCCGGGTTGGCATACATTGGTATGGGGAATCATTAGTAAAGTCAGTAACGCATTTTTAATCCAAAGAATTTCAAATGATTTTATGGTTGATGACAGATTTATTGATGAAATTGGTAGACTAAAATATTTTATGTTTTTGAGGGGGATTTATTTTGTTAATGTCATTTTGGTTCAAAATTCATACCAGCAAGAAAATATTAAAAACAAATTCCCTAAAAAAAATATATTGAAACTTTATAATCCATTCTCTATTCAAAATAATAAAATGTATTTTGGAATGGGAAATTATGTCGCCTGGATCGGTCTTTTTCAGCGTAAAAAAAATCTTTCGGCTCTGCTAAATATTGCTAAAATCCTACCTGATATAAAATTTAAAATTGCTGGAAAAACAAGTGGTAACATTGATGAAATAACAAAAATTGCTTTAGAAGAACTTCAATGTCTGCCTAATGTTGAATTTGTAGGTCTGTTACCAAGAATTGAAATCCTTGATTTTCTTGACGAGTCATTTTGTCTATTAAATACTTCTTATTATGAAGGTTTTTCTAATACTTTTTTGGAAGCTATTATGGTAAATACTCCTATTGTGACTCTAAAAACTAATGATCCAGATAAAATTATTGTTAAACATAATTTAGGCTTAGTTTCTGAAGATTTTAATTCACTACCAGAGTGTATTCTAAAAATAATTAGGGAGGGAAAAAGGAAGTATAATAAAAAAGGGAAGGAATATATAGAGAAATATCATGATCCAGATTTACTCGTTAAAAAATTATTTTTATTAATGAATACATTAAATACTATTGAATAG
- a CDS encoding oligosaccharide flippase family protein: protein MKFIKKNCGIKIDRSLFRKKIVKDYSALVGSNFALKPIQFIKGLLVAKFLGPSDYGILKSVELIQMLDKFGSLGFNTTAAREIGNALGANNQKKVETIRNTAYSSESLLILVLFFIGLSSTIFFDSVMLSVLIIMASTGMLVSKFRAIFATEAVIQKKFILTSKIIFFTNLIAAILVIILVPYLKIYAVLLTNIISGLLSIIFYFKSLTFNYQFKINKDEFKKILGISIPLTFNTLAFGTFRYAERILIIRYLSMDALGFFAFASMAVGHFTILFSTSVKVRMQDIFEGIGKGDYTRVHKIVLRETTLFTIISLLLIPLLWLSIEIFTPLLLPKWIDGIYSAQLYLFMLPLEVIPNYVSIVLISSLVNKQKILPLYRLISTGLLICFTIILYYWGILTLEKFIIIYICSSAFYKITVIVLYKKHFYNIYVQQ, encoded by the coding sequence ATGAAATTCATTAAAAAAAATTGTGGGATTAAGATTGACAGATCACTTTTTCGAAAGAAAATTGTAAAAGACTATTCAGCGCTAGTTGGATCGAATTTTGCGTTAAAACCAATTCAATTTATTAAGGGTTTACTTGTCGCAAAATTTTTAGGCCCTTCTGATTATGGTATCTTAAAATCTGTTGAACTTATTCAGATGCTAGATAAATTTGGGAGTCTTGGATTCAATACCACTGCAGCAAGAGAAATTGGTAATGCTTTAGGTGCCAATAATCAGAAAAAAGTCGAAACAATTAGAAATACTGCTTATTCATCTGAATCTTTATTAATTTTAGTACTCTTCTTCATAGGATTAAGTAGTACTATCTTTTTTGATTCAGTAATGCTTTCTGTACTAATTATAATGGCCTCAACTGGAATGCTTGTCTCTAAATTTAGGGCAATTTTCGCAACAGAAGCGGTAATTCAAAAAAAATTTATTCTAACAAGTAAAATAATATTTTTTACCAATTTAATAGCCGCTATTTTAGTAATAATACTTGTACCCTATTTGAAAATTTATGCTGTATTATTAACTAATATTATAAGTGGTCTACTTTCAATTATATTTTACTTCAAATCGCTGACATTTAATTACCAATTTAAAATTAACAAAGATGAATTCAAAAAAATACTTGGAATAAGTATTCCTTTAACTTTCAACACACTAGCTTTTGGCACATTTAGATATGCTGAAAGAATACTTATCATTCGTTATTTAAGTATGGACGCACTTGGGTTCTTTGCATTTGCATCAATGGCTGTCGGACATTTTACAATTTTATTTTCAACTTCAGTTAAAGTAAGAATGCAAGATATTTTTGAAGGTATTGGAAAAGGGGATTATACAAGAGTTCATAAAATTGTATTACGAGAAACAACCTTATTTACAATCATCTCATTGCTTTTAATTCCACTGTTATGGCTATCAATAGAAATATTTACCCCACTATTATTGCCGAAATGGATAGATGGTATTTATTCAGCACAGTTATATTTATTTATGCTTCCACTCGAAGTTATTCCAAACTATGTCTCTATAGTTTTAATATCATCATTGGTAAATAAACAAAAGATATTACCTCTTTATAGATTAATTTCAACAGGATTGTTGATATGCTTTACTATTATTTTATATTATTGGGGTATACTAACTTTAGAGAAGTTTATTATTATCTACATATGTTCATCGGCATTTTATAAAATTACAGTAATTGTTTTATATAAAAAACATTTTTATAACATTTATGTGCAACAATAA